One segment of Theobroma cacao cultivar B97-61/B2 chromosome 9, Criollo_cocoa_genome_V2, whole genome shotgun sequence DNA contains the following:
- the LOC18590238 gene encoding probable aspartyl protease At4g16563 produces the protein MSPPCDLCFLSFLLCTFLIISSALHLPLAQLQKNPSPDPYQTLNRLASSSLKRAHHLKNPQPTATKGGASPTTTTTTPLFSHSYGGYTISLSFGTPPQTLPFVMDTGSDFVWFPCTHHYLCKNCSFSSSNIPSFIPKQSSSSKILGCQNPKCSWIHHTNATQCDECGNNSTPQNCSQICPPYFIFYGLGTTAGFALSETLNLGDRIEPDFLVGCSLLSSHQPAGVAGFGRGLPSLPTQLKLDKFSYCLISHRFDDSTSSSPLILDSNSDFDKKKIGLTYTPFLKNPIVQGKEAFKVYYYLGLRKISVGGRHVKVPYKYLSPGNDGNGGSIVDSGTTFTFMAREVFEPVAEEFVKQVKKYSRARDVEDLTGLRPCFHVKGREKVELPELRLHFKGGAEIALPPNNYFVLVDGGAACLTVVTGGGVGGGEGEVGQSGPAVILGNFQMQNYYVEYDLRNERLGLRPQLCI, from the coding sequence ATGTCTCCTCCTTGTGATCTCTGTTTCTTATCTTTTCTGCTCTGCACTTTCCTCATCATCTCCTCTGCTTTGCATTTACCACTCGCACAACTCCAAAAAAACCCGTCTCCAGATCCCTACCAAACCCTCAACCGCCTTGCTTCTTCCTCCTTAAAAAGAGCCCACCACCTCAAAAACCCCCAGCCCACAGCCACCAAGGGAGGTGCTTcccccaccaccaccaccaccacacCACTCTTTTCCCACAGCTATGGAGGCTACACCATTTCCCTCAGCTTTGGCACTCCTCCTCAAACCCTCCCTTTCGTCATGGATACTGGCAGTGACTTCGTTTGGTTCCCTTGTACTCATCACTATCTCTGCAAAAActgctctttttcttcctccaaCATCCCATCTTTTATCCCTAAACAATCTTCGTCTTCCAAAATTCTTGGCTGCCAAAACCCAAAATGTTCCTGGATCCACCACACCAACGCAACCCAATGTGATGAATGTGGAAACAACTCTACTCCCCAAAACTGCTCTCAAATCTGCCCTCCTTACTTTATCTTCTATGGCTTAGGAACCACGGCAGGCTTTGCATTATCCGAAACCCTGAATCTTGGAGATAGAATTGAGCCCGACTTCTTAGTGGGATGCTCCCTTCTCTCTTCCCACCAACCCGCTGGCGTTGCCGGGTTCGGCCGTGGCCTTCCTTCTTTACCTACTCAACTTAAGTTGGATAAATTCTCTTACTGTCTCATCTCTCACCGTTTCGATGACTCTACTAGTAGCAGCCCTTTGATACTTGATAGTAACTCGGATTTTGATAAGAAAAAGATTGGTTTAACCTACACACCGTTTCTCAAAAACCCCATTGTCCAAGGCAAAGAAGCCTTTAAAGTTTACTATTACCTTGGTTTAAGGAAGATATCAGTAGGAGGCCGCCACGTTAAGGTTCCCTACAAATATCTTTCCCCTGGAAATGATGGCAATGGCGGCTCTATAGTGGATTCTGGGACGACTTTCACGTTCATGGCACGTGAGGTATTCGAGCCTGTAGCTGAAGAGTTTGTAAAACAAGTTAAGAAGTATAGTAGAGCTCGTGATGTTGAGGATTTAACCGGGTTGAGGCCTTGCTTCCATGTGAAGGGAAGGGAGAAGGTGGAGTTACCTGAATTGAGGTTGCATTTTAAGGGAGGTGCTGAGATAGCGCTGCCGCCGAATAATTATTTTGTGTTGGTTGATGGTGGGGCGGCGTGTTTGACGGTGGTGACGGGTGGTGGTGTCGGTGGAGGGGAGGGTGAAGTGGGGCAGAGTGGGCCAGCTGTGATATTGGGGAATTTTCAGATGCAGAATTATTAtgtggagtatgatttgaggaaTGAGAGGTTAGGATTAAGGCCGCAGTTATGTATATAG
- the LOC18590239 gene encoding nuclear speckle splicing regulatory protein 1, which produces MKKYGLQLRVPPSQQKKPVTRPPLPPPLGFRDDDDDDVEREISRQASKNKSLKEIEEQHRKALEEDPSVFDYDGVYDEMKEKVVRPRVQDREERQSKYIHNLIKKAEQRKWEQEIVYERKLVKERSKEDHLYADKDKFVTSAYKKKLAEQAKWMEEERLRQLREEKDDVTKKSDLSDFYFNLGKNVAFGANEVGPRMPEKHTESRKPERKDEKEIDVIKRVQPLPNSNAPESSGVTDRTQDETSSRENFESQDSRPITVDVLPETALQETSSVKQPSVDQPKRDHHKRGEDAVAAARERFLARKRAKEQ; this is translated from the exons atgaagaagtACGGTTTGCAGCTTAGGGTTCCACCGTCGCAGCAGAAAAAGCCGGTAACAAGACCGCCGCTCCCTCCTCCTCTTGGCTTTCGCGACGACGACGATGATGACgtggagagagagatttcTCGGCAGGCTAGCAAGAACAAATCTCTCAAGGAG atAGAGGAGCAACATAGGAAAGCGCTAGAGGAAGATCCTTCGGTGTTTGACTATGATGGAGTTTACGATGAGATGAAAGAGAAGGTTGTTCGTCCCCGTGTTCAAGATCGCGAAGAGCGACAG TCgaaatatattcataatttaattaaaaaggcAGAGCAACGAAAGTGGGAGCAGGAGATAGTATATGAGAGGAAACTCGTGAAAGAGAGAAGTAAAGAGGATCACCTTTACGCAGACAAGGATAAGTTTGTGACAAGTGCCTACAAGAAAAAACTTGCTGAGCAGGCAAAATGGATGGAGGAAGAGCGCTTACGTCAACTTCGAGAGGAGAAAGATGAT gTTACCAAGAAGAGTGACCTGAGTGATTTTTACTTCAACCTTGGTAAAAATGTTGCATTTGGGGCAAACGAGGTTGGACCAAGGATGCCAGAAAAGCATACTGAATCAAGGAAACCTGAGAGGAAAGATGAGAAAGAGATAGATGTTATCAAAAGAGTTCAGCCATTACCTAACTCAAATGCTCCCGAGTCTTCCGGTGTGACTGATAGGACTCAGGATGAAACAAGTTCCAGAGAAAACTTTGAGTCCCAAGATTCAAGGCCAATTACTGTTGATGTTCTTCCAGAGACTGCACTGCAAGAGACCTCTTCAGTGAAACAACCATCAGTTGATCAACCAAAACGTGACCATCACAAAAGAGGTGAAGATGCGGTTGCTGCAGCTAGGGAACGTTTTCTGGCACGCAAGAGGGCAAAAGAGCAATGA